A genomic window from Gossypium hirsutum isolate 1008001.06 chromosome D10, Gossypium_hirsutum_v2.1, whole genome shotgun sequence includes:
- the LOC107914486 gene encoding U2 small nuclear ribonucleoprotein A'-like gives MVKLTADLIWKCPHFFNALKERELDLRGNKIAVIENLGATEDQFDTIDLSDNEIVKLDNFPYLKRLGTLLINNNRVTRINPNIGEFLPNLHTLVLTNNRLVNLVEIDPLSSLPKLQFLSLLDNNITKKPNYRLYVIHKLKSLRVLDFKKVKAKERLEAENLFASKEAEEEIKKESTKTVAPKEVPNVSEVAEEEQMPKVVAPTPEQILAIKAAIVNSQTLEEVARLEKALQTGQLPADLKIPGDDTNAAKGGDEKKVSDIQNESNVEPDNMDEDKNEEPAPMEQE, from the exons ATGGTGAAGCTCACGGCCGACTTGATTTGGAAGTGTCCTCACTTCTTCAATGCCCTCAAAGAGCGAGAATTGGATCTTCGAG GTAACAAAATTGCTGTAATCGAAAACTTGGGTGCTACCGAG GACCAATTCGATACCATAGATTTATCTGACAATGAGATTGTGAAGCTGGACAACTTCCCTTATCTTAAACGCTTGGGTACTTTACTTATAAACAACAACCGAGTTACTCGTATCAATCCCAATATTGGGG AGTTCTTGCCAAATTTACATACTTTGGTTCTCACAAATAACCGGCTGGTGAACTTAGTGGAGATTGACCCTCTTTCATCACTCCCTAAGCTGCAATTCCTTAGCCTGTTGGATAACAATATTacaaaaaaacctaattataGGTTATATGTGATTCACAAACTCAAATCACTTCGTGTTCTGGATTTCAAGAAAGTCAAAGCTAAG GAGAGACTAGAAGCTGAAAATCTCtttgcatctaaagaagcagaagaggaaataaagaaagaatcTACAAAGACAGTTGCACCAAAAGAGGTACCAAATGTTTCAGAAGTTGCAGAGGAAGAACAGATGCCAAAAGTGGTTGCCCCGACACCTGAGCAAATTCTAGCTATCAAG GCGGCTATTGTGAATTCTCAGACTTTGGAAGAGGTTGCAAGACTTGAAAAG GCATTGCAGACAGGTCAACTTCCTGCAGATTTGAAGATTCCTGGTGATGATACCAATGCCGCTAAAGGCGGAGATGAAAAAAAGGTTTCTGATATTCAAAATGAGTCTAATGTTGAACCAGATAATATGGATGAAGACAAGAATGAAGAACCTGCACCCATGGAACAG GAATAG